TCCCACTCCAGTCATGTATAGAAACTTTCATTGCCTGGATGTCTGTAATAATTATTCTATGGTCCTGTGTTGTAGCGATACCACATGGATCCTGGAATAACGAGTCACCAAAAGACGACTCCTCAAAATCACCAGTCTGTGACAATTTAAGGACCAGCTTTTTCCGCCTAGAGGTCACAAGGACAATATCCTCGTGTATTGCTATTCCCCAAGGCTCGATTGTATCTTCGTTTTGTATTGTCAAAGTATTTCTTcctgattttgaaaatatgttCAGTCGACAATTGAGTAGATCGGCTACAATACACCTTCCTTTATCCAAGTAGCTTATATCAGAACCATCTTTTATATTACCTTCCCTGGTTCCGTGACACCCGAATGTCTTGTACAGAAGAGCATGTCCATTGACCTCTTGTTCGAATGAGATATTGACATGTCCACAATCACTGTCCTCGCCCTCGCTAGAACTGGTACTAAAATCATCTGATAACATCACTTTGTCAGATTCTGGTTCCGAGACATGCTCTTCGATTTCGGCTATATCGGAGGTAGACACACATCTCTTTCGTTTCGACTTTTGTTTTAGTCTGAATGGGAGCAGACTAAACGATGTTGatcttttttctttaaactttGGATTGGAAGGATATATACCTGTAATAGAAAATGATACACGTGTATACAAATGGAAATGATTGAAAATGAGAATCCTGATaaacgtataaaaaaagaagatgtggtatgattaccaatgaggcaactctccataagagaccaaataacacagacattaacaaatatagttaaccgtacggccttcaataatgagcaaagcacataccgcaaagtcagctaatAAAGACCGGGCGTAATGACAAAAGTAAAACGattcaaattagaaaactaaCTGCTTTACACGATAAGATGATGATAATGGTGAATTGGTGTTTAACGTCTAATcacatactagtatatatttatcaGATGAGGAAATGTTAAAGAGATATTTATACAAATATGGACCCTGCCATCTACTGGGTAGACACGCTGAGCCGGATGTTACTGTGCTCGATCGCAAGGTAGACATTTCGTCCTACCCTGTTTCGTTATTCTGACTAACAGCCGACCAGTCCGAACCGTTTCTCCCAAATACCCCGTTCTTGAATAGAATCAGCAAATACCATTTTTTGAGTCTTTGGTTTAACCCAGCTGGGTATAGAACCCATGACAATCCGCATTCGAGCACGCTATCACGAGAATCAAAAGCAGGTTctatttcagataaaaaaaacgtaaatcgggaaaattaatttcatgttttcattAGATTTCCTGCCACTGGGTTattgtttataatgttttgaaaactttttatattttcaaattaagaaatGTTATAACCAGCCCTAATTTTCTTTTACGCATTGTTGATCTCAGTCAATTtgtatatcctttttatttataaacttaAAGATAAAAATTAACTCAAAACGGTCATTTTAGTTCTTGGTTTCCTGATGAATGCAACACAGGAAACATTCAGACGTATGTTTGTCTTTCTGTTTTATAACGATTGGCTGGACATCACTGTAGGTGGACTGAAAGTTTCTTATGTCAATGTCATGAACAATCGAATAAGTTATTTGGCTATTCAAAACCGCTTTAAATTCCCcttctataaatatttttatgatggCCTCTTTCGCCCAAATATTGACTATGGGCTGGTGATGGTTCATTCAACTTACACTACATGTATAGCATTTCACggcaatatttatacatatatgagATTTAGAATCTATAAAACTGTTCTTAACTTCATGAATGAAATACAGTTGACTTACATTTTTGTTCTACGTCGGTACTAAATACTTCCATcacttgtttttcttcttttttttccatGTCTTTATCTGGCAAAGAAAAAGTCAAAAGATGTAAAGTTGTGCTTGAGCATATCTTATACCTAATGAATACTTTATAAAATCGAGTAGAGGTCATGATCTTAAATACTAGTAGTCTGACGAGAATAGACGTATAGATGCACTTATCGTATTTAAAATCTTAccagaatgataaaaaaaatcatagaaaaacTGAAATAGCAAGAACCATCAGCATAGTCCACAACTAAGTATATAAGCAAGCAGATATGGTTACTTATTCATAGATATTTGAGTAGTTTATATATGTTCCAGTATTAATTCTATCGTTCGATGTGTAGGACGATTTCAGTTTAAACACATGTTAGTGTCTAAAAACCAGGACAAATGGATCAAGCACAAGAATGTCTTCTCAATTACATTTTTAAATGCATAACAGAAAAAAGATTTTACATTTGCAAATCAGTTTGTTTTACCTACGTTAATTTCTACGCGGGGATTTacagtcatatgaaacgagtgacttgTGAAAAGTAATgcttatccaattcttgaaccaatgcatgtatatatatcataaacttagtcttctgtgcacgattttatcattttttacgcaccCATACCGTATAATCATATGCTTGGggtctgttatgatgtgaaaatatggcagctaattatttgtcgtgttttgaagccgaagtgtCACCTTTATCGTAAGCAATCAACAATGTAGCATGAGTATTGAGCACGcatataacatttaaaataagcacaggcacttgtctcagaaaaaaatccctatatgttatattaaggtataaaggatttttttattctgagacaagtgcatgTGACAATAAGATAATAGTTgatttaatgacagatccatgcgtaatGCGATGACCGGGTTTTTACAAGAAAGGTCACACTGAGTCCACAGCTTACGTAAAACATATCggcgaaaaaaaaagtaaatttcttctGAATTTGGACACATTATAGAATTATCTTCAAAAAAGGTATATGTACATAACTTTTATAGtaaaaactagccatttagtcataaaaacatatgcatgatatTTTCCAGTCTCATATGACTTTAAGGTAAATGaaattcagaattatttttttaaaatcttttatttttaaaatatttttttcggaaTTCACAATTATCAACTAACTATAGAcgattcaaaaatataaaaaaaacaacatcttcAACAGCTTATAGTTGCAAATCAACATTTTTATGCGATCGTAAATTGTGTTTCGGTAATTACCATTATCAGGTACAACCGAGACTTTACTTAGGAACAACCTAAAATATAAATCGTTTGCGAGTACTAAATCCAAGAGGTCCTAAACTTGAAAGCCTAAATCGTCTGAGTTTTTGACCGGTAAACAGCAATACTTCACACGCTAACCAATTTCAAAATTCTATGAGACGCTTAAAAGTTCTTATTGAACTGTCCAAAATCAGAGACATTTTTACAAATGTACTTCGAAACTATATTAAATCATATAACAAAAAAGACAACCGATGGCCGctttaattcaataataataaatgatCAGAAATCGAAAAACAAATTAACGAAGAGCCTTAAGTACGATAACCACTGATCAACAAGATTCTGCCCAAAAAAGACGCTTTTATTGGGGCGGGTGTCAAACATGCTTGTGATTGCTTTGTAATTGCGAGATAATTCACAAAACCTCATATTATTAAAAGATCGGTTCGCATGACAACAATTAACCATGACCTAAATACGCGCTGTCAAgttattcaaaatataattttacttGACTTCAACACGACCAGTTCACTAACAATTACAGTGTGATAgcgtaaaacatataaaacatttcaaagaaagcTTGACCTTATCCATGTCTAAAAACCGGAAAGTTCTTGTTTTATCTTCCCATACTAGCAATTGCCCTTATGTGTCTGAAGGctatttgaaattataattacATCTAACTAGCATAACAAGTACAATATGCACTTACCTATTGCAATGGTATGTTGATATAAAAGTTGAATCTCAATAAACTTAAACCTGATCCCtcaatatttcaaaagaaaaaaaataccatgGCGTGCACAGTCATTTTGTTGTGAAGTACTTTTAAAAGGTTTGTTTTTCtgagatgttttttttaaacacgcGTCGATGATTATCCATACTAAATTATAGTCTGCGTGCGGGTGGACTAAATATCAGGCTCACAAATTACCAATATAGACACTTACTGTTGCTTCCACAATACGGATTGAGACATAAATTTCTAAGGCAACATCTCCGAAAGCATCGAACAGCAGAAACAATTGCTTTACGGCCGGGAAGGATTTGGACGTATGAAGATTAACGTAGTTTTAAAAGAATTTCGGAAaacggacttttttttttaacgtaaACCATAAAATTTTTATTCGAAGAAAGAAAAACCACAAAAACATTTACCTCTTTATAGTTCTATAAATCCAGTCTGAAATGACTACAAACATCAGTTAATCCGTTTTGTTAGTCCCCCTGTACCGTGACCGTAACATTGACGCATTTTATTTGAACTGATTGACCTGTTCAAATTTTAAAACCCAAActaaaaatgaccaaatattTACATATGAATAAAGTGGGTGTACGGTATACATGTTGATCGTTTGTTTAGCGGTTATAAAAATATCCTTTactaatttgcataatttttcttttagaattgtttttaaaattgtctagcTCCTTTGCGGTACCAGTGacggttgaaataaaaaaatcatagacAATCTGGCAATATAAGAATAGTCGAATGAATGATTTCCAAATGGAGAAAGGCCAAAGACTGAAGTTACGTCTTCACAATTGTCAATTTGATAAACTTTGATATGAATCAGCAAATAGGcatctttttatcaatttcattGTACTGTTTTGTTTACTAAGGAAAATAgtctaaatgaataaataaacaaatgaattgaTGGACGAATgaatataaaagaaagaaataatggattaatcaatttataaaaaGCTGACTAGTAAACAATCGGCATCTGATACTAAAGCTAAGACACATTAAAATGGTTAAATAAAACACCAGCGGCCAAATTGTTTCCAAACAAACAACAATTGTTTGAAAACAAATGACAGAAATTGAGACACCAACATATCGTGTTTACTTCTTTGTTATTATAGGATAAATGACTCCTGTTTTATCATTGGAATGCTGTAGTGAATGGATTATGAAAACACATGAAATACAACTCGGTCAAAAAAACGTATTTAAGCTGATCAGTTTACACCATTTCATCAATCCAAGgacatttaaacttaaaataGACACGGTTTCAGGACAAGTTCGTTGAGCAGAgctgttaataaaaaaaaaagctaaacaaCATTAGTTTTAACAAAGAGATTTAAATACATAGTTATATAGTAATATCCTAACCAATGCCACCACATCATATGGTTTTACTAATGCACCTGTTTTGTCTCCCTTTGTTTGTCGTGGTTTTGGAttggtttgggttttttttcttttggggATTtcgaattttattttgtttttccaatttgatatttTGTGAACTAGTTTGAATTGACGTgaatcaatttgtatttttaatttttactttcattttgatatatattttttttattatacatgtgtccagcgctctagaccacatAGCCAACTAGACTGAACTAAAAAATCAGCTTTCGGTGGCCTAGTGTTACATTTTCTCGTCAGTAGAATCTAGAGTTGTatcacagtacatgatatatgttTATAAGCCATGAAGACGGAACTAATTGCAGATTAGCTAAATTATATGTCGTAATTTTGTTtaaacaagtgacaactctacgaAAGATCCATTCATTGGATCCCAAGTTAAGGTGATACGAAGCTGAAAACACATTTTAGATTCACAATTACTCATAATATCAATGTTAGATCTGCGCGGCGAGTGATGTACACAAATTTGAATTTTCAGATTTAACATTAACtgctgatatttagagtaatGAATAATGTCATCGAAATGCAACTCTTTACTGTCCCTACACAAGACACACATCATTTGTGACTGAGATTTGGGACCAAACACGgataataattttgaaattgttaattttcagTATATATACAAACTACAGATAATTGTGATCATATGATTATTAcataacattttattgttttgtaaacattgacCTCTGGTTAATTTGACTAAAGTATATAACTGTTTAAAACAAGATACATTTTCGTGCCATAGTATAGTTATGTCCGTCAGTCTGTGTCGTTGTCGTTCCTCTCCTTGGTCACGTTTTCGATACACAATTCATAGTTGAACAAGGTATATAGATTCATATTAAAGTTTGGTGGAAGTGCTGAACTATCGAATACTATTTTTCCAAAAGAAACTAGTTCCACGCTTAACTTACCACCACTTTTATATGGACGCATTGCAGTACAAGTTATTGTATTTCCATCaataattgttttcgacttgtcgccaaaaaaatggATTGTTTTTCCAGGCAAAAAAAAGGTTGTCGGGGGAAAATAATCCATagcacacccccccccccccgaaaatcaaatggttgctgccttaaaaaaaaacatgaacgaAAATATTTACCAATTCGTAATGCAAAATCCTTCCACAAAAGCGTGTTGACTCAATAGTCACCAAACTGAGAGTAAACTACCTAATGTGAAATCATTTATTGTaagaaaattcaaatattaagaacattGAAACAAGAAAGAAAACCATCATAAATTGTTCGTTATCGTAAGACCTGCAGATTTACAATCTATTCTTTGATAAGTTGAATcacttttgaaaacaaaatatatgttttttagtGTGCGTACTGAATGTACTTACATTTACAGTCAAGATTTTTAGAAATTGATACTAATTAATAATTCTAAGACCATTGCCTACCAAATATCATTATTCACactaacaaaaaaaacatatgattcaCACCTGGTAAATCATCAAATCTCAAACAAAAAGTTATGCGAGAAAAAAAGTTTACTGGCATTTTCTGTTTAgcttttttgttacaaaatatcaaaaaatgttaatagggtaggtcgacttttcaTCAATTAATTGTCAACctgtaaatattttgttaaattttgttttaagatatAAGACAAAACTATGGTACATTAAAGTAAAATGTGTGTATACATACCATGCGTTAGCGTTAGTAGTTTTTTACTGTTCTACACGGTGTGGCCCTATAATTGCTCATTCCAAAGTTCTTATTGTTGATTTCGTTTAATTCAATGGTTCACAATTTCCACTATAAGGTGGAGTATGGGTCGAGAATAAAAATTTTAACATACCATGTATTTGACTATAATCCTTTCATATGAACATTACTCATCAAAGACTGAAACCCGTCTTTATATATGTTACCAGTATATACTGAGCAAAAAAGGAAACGCATACTAGATCACACTAAGTAACTTATTTATAGCATTGCAAATTATGATTACGACAGGAATATAACGAAGGGGAAATAATACGATATTTTTTTCATCGGGCATACATTTTGAATAGGCTAATTAGTATATCAAGAGCTAATGTGCATGTTTGTTGCTAAAAAGATAGGGGGTGTCATGTTTTAAATAACCCTGATTGTAAATATCAAGATAGGATCTCTATACAGTCTACGCTGGATGTGACAAGTCAATTCAATGAACAAGaacacaagacaagacaagacaagacaatattttatttaatcacACATACTGTATGCCTGTCTATCACATTTAATTACTAAATGAAATTAGTGACAAGATTACTGGAGTTGACAAAGCTGTTGATAATCTCTATTTAAATGTCATGGGCTATGCATAGgcatttgtctcagaaaaaatgaTCCTTTAAACTTTtaagtgttatattttaaaaggatGTATAGGATTTTCTTCTTCTGAGAAAAATGTCTGTGGGGCTATGGGGGTACcgctaaaatatgatttttttttttattaagacatTGTATAACACCTAAATCTATATCTATACCTATataacgaaagcttatttttataaggtagagttagaggaggggataaggtctctgtgcaatgctaggcggtgttgtcgtagaagttggaaataaaaagtacatgttccagccccggcgccgggaaggaagttacgaatcagatctactctaacatcgttaggttgattttctaggcactttataccTATATAACAGATACAGATATAATGATCACAAGTTCATACAGGCGCAGCAGCAATTTATGATTCCAATTAAACGGGTGTCAAAGTCAATAATCTTTTGCTTGAACTATGGGGACCGAAGCATCAGAGCACTCAGTCATAATAGCATTATTAGCTCGTATGGGCATTTAATTAATATACCTATAGTTTATCTTTACTAAAAACAAGGAACACAGTTATATGTATGCAAGATCCTTTTGTAATCGTAAACCAGTTGTGTAAAAAGGGGCAGGgccaagtaaaataaaaattagataaaacaaaaagaataaaCGGATATAGAAAATAATGAAGTCATAAATATTTGCcatttttttggtttgttttgaatACCATTTTGAAGCTTCAAATTTTTATTGAATGAACtaatgatgaaatatttgtattgacATGAAAGATCAATTTTTACTTTCCgcgttttttcttttctttttcttttaactaaatgatacaaaattaattgatacaaatataaaaaagaagatgtggtacgattgccaatgagacaacatgacacagaaattaacaactatgggtcaccgtacgacctttaacaatgagcaaggcccataccgcgtagtaagctaaaaaaaaaaaaaaaaagcccccGAAAAgacaaacgtaaaacaattcaaacgaggaaactaacggcctaatttatgtacaaaaaatttacaaaaaacaaatatgttacacatcaacaaacgacaaccaaccACTGAATTGcggactcctgacttgggacaggcacatacatacagattgtggcggggttaaacatgttagcgggagtCCCTCCACATacactaacctgggacagttgtgtgaccgtacaacataagaacgaaatataaaaaatcagttgaaacttatcagatggatacaaatagaaatacttcTAACAAATATACAGAggggacgtggccgggtacttttgtatcctaacaacaaaaagacactaagtactgatctgacagtactcgcagttactgacagctagttcaaagccactaacaactaaaacaaatcatgcatctaagactaaattatcaatcagtacacatccaacattcaatggatttagtgtaaagacgtcataaacagccaagAGAAAAACATggccttgtgcaatgccaagacaggttgtagatccatgaatgtgtataagtatataacaataatttttagtttgcttttaatttactgataatataatcaataataataccaataaaacaatattcaatgatctaattagtCTTAAAAGTCCTtatgctcaaatcaaaatattgtaCATCCAAGAAAAAAATTGAGTATGTAaaaaagggaatgtgtcaaagagctcAAGGCCAACAATTGGTTTTGAACACAGCAAGtaaatcccgcacccagaggtaAGTTTCAGCTGGCCCtctaaaaatgtgtactagttcaacgaaaatggacgtcatactgaactccaaaacatatatatatctgaaccaaaattgtaaaaaaaataaaacaggagtAACAAAGTGCATgtaggctcctaacttgggacagacgaaaaatgcggcggagttaaagatatttttaaagaTCGCAATCCTTCCCTTACAACTCTAGAAAATTTAGAATAAACAAACGCACAATACGCACTGGTGTAGTAAacctcagtttaaaagaagtccgagacCGATGTACCGGGTAATAGAGGAAACTAAACAAAATagcaatgatacataaataaaaaaaggactatattataagtaaaataaaattgtcaGGTCGTCAAGTGTTGTGTGCACTTATCTTAAATACAAACAAGAAAGAGTGCAT
The window above is part of the Mytilus galloprovincialis chromosome 4, xbMytGall1.hap1.1, whole genome shotgun sequence genome. Proteins encoded here:
- the LOC143071793 gene encoding uncharacterized protein LOC143071793; its protein translation is MEKKEEKQVMEVFSTDVEQKCIYPSNPKFKEKRSTSFSLLPFRLKQKSKRKRCVSTSDIAEIEEHVSEPESDKVMLSDDFSTSSSEGEDSDCGHVNISFEQEVNGHALLYKTFGCHGTREGNIKDGSDISYLDKGRCIVADLLNCRLNIFSKSGRNTLTIQNEDTIEPWGIAIHEDIVLVTSRRKKLVLKLSQTGDFEESSFGDSLFQDPCGIATTQDHRIIITDIQAMKVSIHDWSGKWLDDICLPDNHDLQFKTPRYVTVSPLGDIIVSDSGNHQIYIFSSSGNFKKTFGCYGANDGQLKVPYGICCDKFGNIFVADHYNDRISFFSKDGEFVRQVVTKHDGIFHPQGISISPDMKLFITHGSLKACEVKVFNLISRFKEKDVIPVFHL